Proteins co-encoded in one Puntigrus tetrazona isolate hp1 chromosome 20, ASM1883169v1, whole genome shotgun sequence genomic window:
- the cep43 gene encoding FGFR1 oncogene partner isoform X5 yields MSATEEDTELRDLLIQNLENSGVLNKIKAELRAAVFLALEEQDKVENKTPLVNENLKKSLNTKDGRLVAGLITDFLQVFNLDFTLAVFQPEISTLNGLDSRETLSKELGLSETEVNKNTPLLLELVKRGRHKDKTSVFTEGDRLIERTFPKELLPRQIADARKKFDSYDKNRSGEINREAVIGIFTDLFPQFSRNMLDSYITEEFRAKGKDTNNTVDFQDFLGMYKCFFVQCRSVVTSDGSDALYSSSKTTEDKIISSSASKIPRYKGFVKHSSAQEEKADPKPGRTGEPLGSQKNRGSVQVSEGSEEELGDGKNLPTPLKRALEFGLEDEDEGDSFFDDPLPKPQKTYGCGLSSADKSYSGQRHSEKSYSQKDLSAIGSDKEGGGEDMLSDCNNSDPRREGSGSGLGKAFTADTQLKSAGGSPESSQKDNSSDKNGTSSSKDKGIKEFPVLNEKTTSPLLDEDLDYDDDFNSHRSENSKSEVSIDEEIEEVSIEGPEISDKLDETTQDVSVSQISLSADYMEDVA; encoded by the exons ATGTCTGCGACGGAGGAGGACACGGAACTCAGAGATCTACTGATCCAAAACTTGGAAAACAGCGgtgttttgaataaaattaag GCAGAGCTACGTGCAGCTGTTTTTCTTGCCCTAGAAGAGCAGGACAAAGTTGAG AATAAAACACCTCTTGTGAATGAAAACCTCAAGAAGTCCCTCAACACAAAGGATG GTCGCTTGGTCGCAGGTCTTATAACTGACTTCCTGCAAGTCTTCAACTTAGACTTCACCCTCGCCGTGTTTCAACCTGAAATTAGTACG CTCAATGGACTTGACAGCCGTGAAACTCTGTCTAAAGAGCTTGGCCTATCGGAAACGGAGGTGAATAAAAACACCCCTCTCCTGCTGGAGCTGGTGAAGAGGGGCCGGCATAAGGATAAGACCTCCGTTTTCACAGAG GGAGATCGGTTGATCGAGAGAACTTTTCCCAAG GAATTGTTACCCCGTCAAATTGCTGATGCCCGTAAAAAATTTGACAGTTATGATAag AACAGGAGTGGTGAGATCAACAGAGAAGCCGTTATTGGCATTTTCACTGATCTTTTTCCCCAGTTCAGCAG aaacatgttGGACAGTTACATCACTGAGGAGTTTAGAGCCAAAGGCAAAGACACAAACAATA CTGTAGACTTTCAGGACTTCCTGGGAATGTACAAATGCTTTTTCGTTCAGTGTCGAAGTGTG GTTACCAGCGACGGTAGCGATGCTCTTTACTCCTCAAGTAAAACTACTGAAGATAAAATCATTTCCTCTTCCGCCAGCAAG ATACCCAGGTATAAAGGATTTGTTAAGCACAGTTCAGCACAGGAAGAAAAGGCTGACCCAAAG CCTGGAAGAACTGGTGAACCGCTAGGGTCTCAGAAGAACAGAGGGTCTGTTCAAGTGTCTGAAGGGTCAGAGGAGGAATTGGGTGATGGGAAAAACCTTCCCACCCCGCTGAAGAGAGCACTGGAGTTTGGActggaggatgaggatgaaggTGACTCGTTCTTCGATGATCCTCTACCTAAACCTCAGAAGACCTATGGCTG TGGCTTATCTTCAGCAGATAAGTCTTATTCAGGGCAGAGGCATTCTGAAAAAAGCTATAGTCAGAAAGA CCTGTCTGCTATAGGCAGTGATAAAGAGGGAGGTGGAGAGGACATGCTCTCTGACTGTAATAACTCTGACCCCAG GAGAGAAGGCTCGGGCAGCGGTTTAGGAAAAGCGTTCACGGCAGACACGCAGCTGAAGAGTGCTGGAGGATCTCCTGAGAGCAGCCAGAAAGACAATTCATCTGACAAAAACG GTACATCTAGTTCTAAAGATAAGGGTATAAAAGAGTTTCCCGTCCTAAATGAGAAAACTACGTCCCCTTTGCTGG atGAAGATCTTGACTACGACGATGACTTCAACAG TCATCGCTCTGAAAACTCTAAGAGTGAAGTGAGCATCGATGAGGAGATTGAGGAGGTGTCGATAGAGGGGCCTGAGATCAGCGATAAG cttgATGAAACCACTCAGGATGTGAGCGTCTCGCAGATAAGTTTGAGTGCTGACTACATGGAAGATGTTGCTTGA
- the cep43 gene encoding FGFR1 oncogene partner isoform X7, whose amino-acid sequence MSATEEDTELRDLLIQNLENSGVLNKIKAELRAAVFLALEEQDKVENKTPLVNENLKKSLNTKDGRLVAGLITDFLQVFNLDFTLAVFQPEISTLNGLDSRETLSKELGLSETEVNKNTPLLLELVKRGRHKDKTSVFTEGDRLIERTFPKELLPRQIADARKKFDSYDKNRSGEINREAVIGIFTDLFPQFSRNMLDSYITEEFRAKGKDTNNTVDFQDFLGMYKCFFVQCRSVVTSDGSDALYSSSKTTEDKIISSSASKIPRYKGFVKHSSAQEEKADPKPGRTGEPLGSQKNRGSVQVSEGSEEELGDGKNLPTPLKRALEFGLEDEDEGDSFFDDPLPKPQKTYGCGLSSADKSYSGQRHSEKSYSQKEREGSGSGLGKAFTADTQLKSAGGSPESSQKDNSSDKNGTSSSKDKGIKEFPVLNEKTTSPLLDEDLDYDDDFNSHRSENSKSEVSIDEEIEEVSIEGPEISDKLDETTQDVSVSQISLSADYMEDVA is encoded by the exons ATGTCTGCGACGGAGGAGGACACGGAACTCAGAGATCTACTGATCCAAAACTTGGAAAACAGCGgtgttttgaataaaattaag GCAGAGCTACGTGCAGCTGTTTTTCTTGCCCTAGAAGAGCAGGACAAAGTTGAG AATAAAACACCTCTTGTGAATGAAAACCTCAAGAAGTCCCTCAACACAAAGGATG GTCGCTTGGTCGCAGGTCTTATAACTGACTTCCTGCAAGTCTTCAACTTAGACTTCACCCTCGCCGTGTTTCAACCTGAAATTAGTACG CTCAATGGACTTGACAGCCGTGAAACTCTGTCTAAAGAGCTTGGCCTATCGGAAACGGAGGTGAATAAAAACACCCCTCTCCTGCTGGAGCTGGTGAAGAGGGGCCGGCATAAGGATAAGACCTCCGTTTTCACAGAG GGAGATCGGTTGATCGAGAGAACTTTTCCCAAG GAATTGTTACCCCGTCAAATTGCTGATGCCCGTAAAAAATTTGACAGTTATGATAag AACAGGAGTGGTGAGATCAACAGAGAAGCCGTTATTGGCATTTTCACTGATCTTTTTCCCCAGTTCAGCAG aaacatgttGGACAGTTACATCACTGAGGAGTTTAGAGCCAAAGGCAAAGACACAAACAATA CTGTAGACTTTCAGGACTTCCTGGGAATGTACAAATGCTTTTTCGTTCAGTGTCGAAGTGTG GTTACCAGCGACGGTAGCGATGCTCTTTACTCCTCAAGTAAAACTACTGAAGATAAAATCATTTCCTCTTCCGCCAGCAAG ATACCCAGGTATAAAGGATTTGTTAAGCACAGTTCAGCACAGGAAGAAAAGGCTGACCCAAAG CCTGGAAGAACTGGTGAACCGCTAGGGTCTCAGAAGAACAGAGGGTCTGTTCAAGTGTCTGAAGGGTCAGAGGAGGAATTGGGTGATGGGAAAAACCTTCCCACCCCGCTGAAGAGAGCACTGGAGTTTGGActggaggatgaggatgaaggTGACTCGTTCTTCGATGATCCTCTACCTAAACCTCAGAAGACCTATGGCTG TGGCTTATCTTCAGCAGATAAGTCTTATTCAGGGCAGAGGCATTCTGAAAAAAGCTATAGTCAGAAAGA GAGAGAAGGCTCGGGCAGCGGTTTAGGAAAAGCGTTCACGGCAGACACGCAGCTGAAGAGTGCTGGAGGATCTCCTGAGAGCAGCCAGAAAGACAATTCATCTGACAAAAACG GTACATCTAGTTCTAAAGATAAGGGTATAAAAGAGTTTCCCGTCCTAAATGAGAAAACTACGTCCCCTTTGCTGG atGAAGATCTTGACTACGACGATGACTTCAACAG TCATCGCTCTGAAAACTCTAAGAGTGAAGTGAGCATCGATGAGGAGATTGAGGAGGTGTCGATAGAGGGGCCTGAGATCAGCGATAAG cttgATGAAACCACTCAGGATGTGAGCGTCTCGCAGATAAGTTTGAGTGCTGACTACATGGAAGATGTTGCTTGA